One genomic segment of Virgibacillus doumboii includes these proteins:
- the hemQ gene encoding hydrogen peroxide-dependent heme synthase — protein MVESVETFDGWYALHDFRTIDWEKWQQASDKERQAALEEFHTLLKDWQKIEDNKKGSTALYSIVGQKADIMFMNLRPSMKNLNQLENQLNKTALAHFTKPVYSYVSIIEKSTYTKRQTDPYKDPSMLAKLYPTIPKTEYICFYPMSKQRGEINNWFTLSKEERGRMMFEHIATSKPYTEDIKRIITGSIGFDEYEWGVSLFCDDPLRFKKLIYDTRFDEVSAKYAIFGSFYIGHYLSENEVNAFFE, from the coding sequence ATGGTAGAATCTGTAGAAACATTTGATGGCTGGTACGCCCTCCATGACTTCAGAACAATCGACTGGGAGAAATGGCAACAAGCATCTGACAAAGAGAGACAGGCTGCATTGGAAGAATTTCATACATTATTAAAGGATTGGCAAAAAATAGAGGATAATAAAAAAGGAAGCACCGCACTTTACTCGATAGTTGGACAAAAAGCAGACATTATGTTCATGAACCTTCGTCCTTCCATGAAAAATTTGAATCAGCTTGAAAATCAGCTGAATAAAACGGCGCTTGCGCATTTTACAAAACCTGTCTATTCCTATGTTTCAATCATTGAAAAAAGCACGTATACCAAACGGCAAACTGATCCTTACAAAGACCCTTCAATGCTTGCAAAACTGTATCCAACGATACCAAAAACGGAATACATTTGTTTTTACCCAATGAGTAAGCAGCGAGGTGAAATTAACAATTGGTTTACTTTATCAAAGGAAGAACGCGGCCGAATGATGTTTGAACACATTGCGACAAGTAAACCATATACAGAGGATATTAAACGTATTATTACAGGTTCAATCGGATTTGATGAATATGAATGGGGTGTATCCTTATTCTGTGATGATCCACTAAGATTCAAAAAATTGATTTATGATACACGTTTTGATGAAGTTAGTGCAAAATATGCTATTTTCGGGTCGTTTTATATTGGACATTACTTATCTGAAAATGAAGTTAATGCCTTTTTTGAATGA
- a CDS encoding NAD(P)/FAD-dependent oxidoreductase, whose product MSYDVIVIGGGPSGLMAAIAAAENGSKTMLLEKGKKLGKKLAISGGGRCNVTNRLPEDEVIKHIPGNGKFLYSPFSVFNNYDIIDFFEGMGVGLKEEDHGRMFPVSNSAKTVVNALINKLSELLVDVRMNTTVEAIHYDESLHTVILADRTKIDTKSIVIAVGGKAVPHTGSTGDGYAWAKKAGHSVTELYPTEVALTSNEKFIQNKSLQGLSLRDVTLSVLNKKNKPIITHQMDMIFTHFGISGPAVLRCSQFVVKELMKGREKVPMHLDILPNEQEEELVQSILTSMKDNPKKSIKNILKGLVPERFLAFILQENSVNEEQKAANISTEMVRTIVHQMKHFTFNVHGSLPLDKAFVTGGGVSIKEIVPNTMQSKIMDRLYFCGEILDIHGYTGGYNITSALVTGRLAGMNAANEAALYTGI is encoded by the coding sequence TTGTCATATGATGTGATTGTTATTGGAGGCGGCCCGTCAGGATTAATGGCCGCAATTGCGGCAGCAGAAAACGGCTCAAAAACAATGCTGCTTGAAAAAGGAAAAAAATTAGGAAAGAAACTTGCTATATCCGGTGGTGGCCGCTGTAATGTCACGAACCGGCTTCCGGAAGATGAAGTGATCAAACATATACCGGGAAACGGCAAATTTTTATATAGCCCATTTTCCGTATTTAACAATTATGATATTATCGATTTTTTTGAAGGAATGGGTGTAGGTTTGAAAGAAGAAGATCACGGACGCATGTTTCCAGTATCCAACTCGGCAAAAACGGTTGTAAATGCACTTATCAATAAATTGAGTGAGCTTCTAGTCGATGTTCGGATGAACACTACTGTTGAAGCTATACATTACGACGAGTCATTGCATACGGTAATTTTAGCTGATCGCACAAAAATAGATACAAAATCCATTGTAATTGCTGTAGGCGGCAAAGCTGTTCCCCACACAGGTTCAACAGGAGATGGATACGCCTGGGCAAAAAAAGCCGGTCATTCCGTTACAGAGCTTTATCCTACCGAAGTGGCTCTTACTTCAAATGAAAAGTTCATTCAAAATAAAAGCTTGCAGGGATTATCATTAAGGGATGTCACCTTATCTGTTTTAAATAAAAAGAACAAACCGATCATTACCCATCAAATGGATATGATTTTTACCCATTTTGGCATATCTGGTCCAGCTGTCCTCCGCTGTTCCCAGTTTGTTGTTAAAGAACTGATGAAGGGACGGGAAAAGGTACCAATGCATCTTGATATATTGCCAAACGAACAGGAAGAAGAACTCGTACAATCCATATTAACATCAATGAAGGATAACCCTAAAAAATCAATTAAAAATATTCTAAAAGGCCTAGTTCCTGAACGATTTTTGGCATTTATACTGCAAGAAAACAGTGTAAACGAAGAACAGAAAGCAGCTAATATTTCCACGGAAATGGTACGTACAATTGTACATCAAATGAAACACTTTACATTTAATGTTCATGGGTCACTTCCACTTGATAAAGCATTTGTTACAGGTGGCGGTGTTTCCATCAAAGAAATTGTTCCAAACACCATGCAATCAAAAATAATGGATCGGCTTTATTTTTGCGGGGAAATACTGGACATACACGGTTATACAGGCGGCTATAATATTACATCAGCACTTGTAACCGGACGACTTGCCGGGATGAATGCCGCAAATGAGGCAGCACTCTACACTGGTATTTGA